TTATTTTGCCTTCAAATTATTCATTCATATAATAAAAGATGTAAAGACATACTCCATATGATAAAAATAAAGCTAATTAAGATTATGAAGTTATAGCATATCATAGTATTGTAATACCATATAGATCTAAATGTACTTCTAAGTATGCATGCACATGGATAGTAGAATGAATTCGTTTTTGCTTTATAAGTGAAGTCTACATGGCACAACTATATTGTAGGTCATGTAATTCAAGAAATAGCAAATTCATGTTTCGTGCAGAAAAGTCACTGCTGGTATGATTTCCTAGCTTCTAAAGGAATTCAAACAAATTGATTATATATAATTTCCCACAATTCAATGAAATACACATGCAGACTGACAGACACACACAGAGTCCATCTATATTATGTCAAACAAAATACATCACTAATGATAGAGCTTCTTTGTACTTTCTTTTTGTAGTGAGTTCAATCAGCCAACAGAAATTACAGTATCTCATTCACAACAGAAACTTGAGAAAACCGCAATCATATATTCACAATACGGTTTAGGGGATAACTAGGAATTGATCTTATGAACATGCCACACGTATGCTCATGCCATTATGCACGTGTGTGCATGCTCATGCAGTCATGTGTATGTGTGAGGCCTCAACCATAAGAGACATTTGACATAAAAGATATATGATCATATAGATATGGAATTTGAAGAGGTAATTTACAGGTACAATTGGCTGAATGTTGACTTCCTTGTCCACGTTCGGTCAGACTTAGCTCCATACCATGAGTTGTTATCCACCCAGATTCATATGCTTCAAGAAAACCAATCTTTGCCTTATTAGGCAAATCATGGGGATGAACAAATGGTACTCCAGGAGGCCACCCGATCTCCATTCTAATATTGGCACATGGGCTATCCAGAGTATGAATGTGATTCTCACACTCCTTCAAGTTGCAGAATCTTAGCTTGATGCCTTTCTTATCTGCAATTTCCTGAACTCTTTCCTTCAGAACCCTTTGGGCCTCAAGCCTTAGCCTCTTAGATGGTGGCAGAGGTTTGCATCTTGAATTATTCTTCCTCCTCATTATGGCCTTCACAGATCCTGTAACAGCATGTCATCGATCCAAGGACATGCTGTTAAAAACTTCTTGCTAAGGACAACTTGCACagaaaagaaaagtgaaaaacccAAAAAGAAGAGGGTCCAAAAGATTGGAACGGCCAAAAAAAGTTATCACGACTTGGTATAGAAAGAGAAAAGCCCAATAAGGATTACTGATGTTAAGAACTATAGACTTGACAAATTTCAATTTCCTTTCCTATTATCACAAGAAAGCAGaaattttttctctgattttaaagGCAAAGCAGATCCTTAAATTTAATAGACTTGTACATGCCTTTCAGTCTTTCACACAAGGACAAGTGAAATAGTGAATGGCATACTTAACACCCTAAAGACTGACCAAAATACAGCGAGTCATCGAGTTGAATTTCATTGCAGAAGAAATAATAGGACAATCTCCTATTATATTCATTTTATGTTAGTGAACTGATACATGCTAGATTAGAAAAAAAGGCTCAATGAAATGACATTTGAAAAACTACTAAAGTGATGAGAGATAAGAAAGGTCAAATCTTCAAACAGAACCAACAAACTAAATATAATAGAATAAACTAATAAAGAAAAGCAACAAGTATGTATTTTAGTGCTGCATGAAATATGAAGAGCCTAAAAGAGTAAGAAAGAAACGGTGGTATATGCCATTTAAAGGGAAGTGTTCATGCAATTGATTTAGGTAAATTTTTAGCACGGATTACATTTACATTTACTAATTAGACAAacaaaacaagaaaaacaagaatgTTGTGTGAGTGCTGCCTACCATCTTGAGATGTTGAGAAATTGAAATTTTGTAAAGTATGCCTGTTAAAAAGCTGATCAGTTGGGTGAGGTCTCTCCATGAAATCATCCACAGGTACTGGTAGCTGGAACTGAGCTTCAACGCCATGACCAGCTGCTCTCATCTCTGAACAACTGAGACTGGTCATAGACCTCGGCATAAGTTTAAAAGCCAAAGAACAGCGCCCAGAGATGTTCCCCTGCATGTTATTAATCTCTGTTCTGTGCAGCGCAGGGTTGATATAGCCTGCAGTTGCCTGGTACAGGGCAAGTCCAGGGTAAACAATGGCTTCTTGAGGACCAAGGTCTCCATCCACAAGAACCCAGCGACCATGAAAATCTCTAACATGTAAACCCGCCTTATCGGACTTAACAAGAGATATGAGGCTTTTATCAAGTTGGTGCTCATGATCAGAATACATAACCATCTGACCATCCTCTCGATCAGTTAAATTATGGGGCTGCGCTCTCTGGAATGATGGTCTAGCATAACAGCAAACAGACAATACCGAAGAGGAAATTTCCCGACTTCTCAAGGGAACATTATCAAGTATTTCTGTAAAAGGAGAGCTACGTAAGTTTAAATAGAAGCTGATAGCATCCAGTATATCCCTAGCTGCCTTTCCAAGCAGGGAAAATATGTCAGGCAATCCTCCTGAAGGGAATTCCATAGCATCATTTGGTTCTGTAGGAGTCAGGCCTGGTCTATAATCATAGGTTTCTTGCCACAGCTGAGGATCAGCATAGTAACCAGATGTCTTGCACCATTCGCGAGAATCATTAGTATGAATCATATCTGCAGATGGGTATGATGATTTTTGATGGAAGTAAAGGCAAGCAGAATCCAAGCCGGATCTTAGAAGAGCCCCATCGATGCCCGAGAACTGAATGATGGCAGCAGAATATTGAGCAAGTGACTCTGACAAAGTGGAGACTGAAAGTTTGTAAGACTCAGAAGGAAGGCCTTCAGAGGGAATAAGATCACTGAGCTTCACACGACCCAAAGATGGCAGTGGCAGGCCATTGCCTGCCATGAAATTGTCACAGTTACCTGAGCTAAAGCTTAAACGGAAAGCCTAACGGAAAGGGGAATCATCAATAACAAtgtcattaagcttaaaaattcataaattatTCAATCGAAGAACCAAGCGTTAATGCAGAATTAGCTTAATCAATATTTTCTCGCATCTACTTCGATGAAGTTTctggaaaaagaaaaaacaaacctTTAAAGAGCCGATAATTTAATATGAATAATCGAACACGAAATTTGATGAAACGAGGATTAGGGTTCGGCAGAGAGAGCGGCTGCAGAAACTTTTTGGTGGTTGGATCCTTCTCCGTTTGTTTATTAGTTTTCCACCCCCTCTTCGAATTTTCCTGCCAACAAAACAAAGCTCACATGCCATAaaaccattttcttttctttccttttcttgttccTTTCCTTTCCTTCAGGTAAAGCTCATTGCTCATTTCCGGTTGAGGTCGTGTTCCTCCATATAAAATTCAATTCTACGTAATTTAAAAGCACAAATTATAAAATACATTTGATATATATACACCccatgaaaaaaaataatttttccataaagtttaaaaaatgaaatttatatttttttgagtaacactaaataatttttcatttaa
Above is a genomic segment from Hevea brasiliensis isolate MT/VB/25A 57/8 chromosome 17, ASM3005281v1, whole genome shotgun sequence containing:
- the LOC110638468 gene encoding uncharacterized protein LOC110638468 isoform X2, translating into MAGNGLPLPSLGRVKLSDLIPSEGLPSESYKLSVSTLSESLAQYSAAIIQFSGIDGALLRSGLDSACLYFHQKSSYPSADMIHTNDSREWCKTSGYYADPQLWQETYDYRPGLTPTEPNDAMEFPSGGLPDIFSLLGKAARDILDAISFYLNLRSSPFTEILDNVPLRSREISSSVLSVCCYARPSFQRAQPHNLTDREDGQMVMYSDHEHQLDKSLISLVKSDKAGLHVRDFHGRWVLVDGDLGPQEAIVYPGLALYQATAGYINPALHRTEINNMQGNISGRCSLAFKLMPRSMTSLSCSEMRAAGHGVEAQFQLPVPVDDFMERPHPTDQLFNRHTLQNFNFSTSQDGSVKAIMRRKNNSRCKPLPPSKRLRLEAQRVLKERVQEIADKKGIKLRFCNLKECENHIHTLDSPCANIRMEIGWPPGVPFVHPHDLPNKAKIGFLEAYESGWITTHGMELSLTERGQGSQHSANCT
- the LOC110638468 gene encoding uncharacterized protein LOC110638468 isoform X1, giving the protein MAGNGLPLPSLGRVKLSDLIPSEGLPSESYKLSVSTLSESLAQYSAAIIQFSGIDGALLRSGLDSACLYFHQKSSYPSADMIHTNDSREWCKTSGYYADPQLWQETYDYRPGLTPTEPNDAMEFPSGGLPDIFSLLGKAARDILDAISFYLNLRSSPFTEILDNVPLRSREISSSVLSVCCYARPSFQRAQPHNLTDREDGQMVMYSDHEHQLDKSLISLVKSDKAGLHVRDFHGRWVLVDGDLGPQEAIVYPGLALYQATAGYINPALHRTEINNMQGNISGRCSLAFKLMPRSMTSLSCSEMRAAGHGVEAQFQLPVPVDDFMERPHPTDQLFNRHTLQNFNFSTSQDGSVKAIMRRKNNSRCKPLPPSKRLRLEAQRVLKERVQEIADKKGIKLRFCNLKECENHIHTLDSPCANIRMEIGWPPGVPFVHPHDLPNKAKIGFLEAYESGWITTHGMELSLTERGQGSQHSANCTWTYYCLLVAPNLELAELIESISMFSTWQTGSDP